A region from the Panicum hallii strain FIL2 chromosome 1, PHallii_v3.1, whole genome shotgun sequence genome encodes:
- the LOC112894149 gene encoding protein kinase G11A-like — protein sequence MASKAMPQILPEISSIPELKHCSKSPSPLEIPQTNNSCASAPTISSETANLSKLSHKLEPKEQKQDHHLKESVVEHGNMNGSSTSFQTYEGSNQPKVSASARLTEPSEIGDRGNSGRCRPSTSSDVSDESSCSSMTSSTKPHKANDSRWEAIQMVRTRDGILGLSHFRLLKRLGCGDIGSVYLSELNGTKSYFAMKVMDKASLASRKKLLRAQTEKEILQCLDHPFLPTLYTHFETDKFSCLVMEFCPGGDLHTLRQRQPGKHFPEQAVKFYVAEVLLALEYLHMLGIIYRDLKPENVLVREDGHIMLSDFDLSLRCAVSPTLIKSSNPDAEALRKNSQGYCVQPACVEPSCIIQPPCAAPTTCFGPRFFSKSKKDRKPKTEVATQINPWPELIAEPSDARSMSFVGTHEYLAPEIIKGEGHGSAVDWWTFGIFLYELLFGKTPFKGSGNRATLFNVIGQPLRFPEYPVVSFSARDLIRGLLVKEPQQRLAYKRGATEIKQHPFFEGVNWALIRCASPPEVPKPVEIERPSKLPSSPSGAAGGSSGAHQKGSDGYLEFDFF from the exons ATGGCTTCCAAAGCGATGCCTCAAATTCTCCCAGAAATCTCAAGCATTCCAGAGCTGAAGCACTGTTCTAAGAGCCCTTCTCCTTTGGAGATCCCCCAGACAAACAATTCTTGTGCTTCGGCACCAACAATTTCATCAGAAACAGCTAATCTGAGCAAATTGAGTCATAAACTGGAGCCGAAGGAGCAGAAACAAGACCACCACCTCAAAGAATCTGTTGTGGAGCATGGGAATATGAATGGAAGCTCCACTTCATTTCAAACATATGAAGGTAGTAATCAACCGAAGGTTAGTGCAAGTGCTAGGTTGACCGAGCCATCAGAGATTGGTGACAGAGGCAATAGTGGAAGATGCAGGCCTAGCACTAGCAGTGATGTCAGTGATGAAAGTTCATGTAGCAGCATGACTAGCAGCACGAAGCCTCACAAAGCGAACGATTCACGATGGGAGGCGATTCAGATGGTCAGGACTAGAGATGGGATCCTTGGGCTGAGTCATTTCAGGCTGTTGAAGAGGCTAGGCTGTGGTGACATTGGCAGTGTGTATCTCTCTGAATTGAATGGGACAAAGAGCTATTTCGCAATGAAGGTTATGGATAAGGCATCGCTAGCAAGCCGTAAAAAGTTGCTTCGAGCTCAAACGGAGAAGGAGATTCTGCAATGCCTGGATCACCCCTTCCTTCCTACACTTTACACTCACTTTGAGACCGACAAGTTCTCCTGCCTAGTAATGGAGTTCTGCCCTGGGGGAGACCTGCACACCCTTCGACAGAGGCAGCCTGGCAAACATTTTCCAGAGCAAGCAGTCAA ATTCTACGTAGCAGAGGTTCTCCTGGCACTAGAATACTTGCACATGCTTGGGATCATATACCGTGATCTTAAGCCTGAAAATGTCCTTGTTCGGGAAGACGGGCACATCATGCTCTCGGATTTCGACCTCTCCCTTCGGTGTGCAGTCAGTCCCACACTGATTAAGTCTTCAAACCCTGACGCAGAAGCACTCAGGAAGAACAGCCAAGGCTACTGTGTTCAGCCAGCCTGTGTGGAGCCGTCCTGCATAATTCAACCACCATGTGCAGCCCCAACCACCTGCTTTGGTCCACGCTTCTTCTCCAAGTCCAAGAAAGATCGTAAACCGAAAACTGAAGTTGCCACCCAGATCAACCCCTGGCCTGAGCTCATAGCAGAGCCCAGCGATGCACGATCGATGTCATTTGTCGGAACACACGAGTACCTGGCCCCTGAGATTATCAAAGGCGAGGGCCATGGCAGCGCTGTTGACTGGTGGACCTTTGGGATATTCTTGTACGAGTTGCTGTTTGGGAAGACACCTTTCAAGGGATCCGGCAACAGGGCTACACTGTTCAATGTCATCGGCCAGCCATTGCGCTTTCCTGAATACCCAGTTGTGAGCTTCTCGGCAAGAGATTTGATTAGGGGTCTTCTTGTGAAGGAGCCCCAGCAACGGTTAGCTTACAAGCGTGGCGCCACGGAGATCAAGCAGCATCCTTTCTTCGAGGGCGTGAACTGGGCACTGATTCGGTGTGCAAGCCCACCGGAGGTACCAAAGCCCGTTGAGATTGAGAGGCCATCAAAGCTGCCTTCATCACCATCGGGAGCTGCCGGTGGTTCCAGTGGGGCACACCAGAAAGGTTCTGACGGTTACTTGGAGTTTGATTTCTTCTAG
- the LOC112894175 gene encoding uncharacterized protein LOC112894175, giving the protein MASPTAGDAPLAAPAPAADATDAAPAAAAAVPDPDEEFGFQRPELGKEKLAGTVGFHERHVFLCYKGPEVWPSHLEAAESDRLPRLLAAAIKARKPNLKKTTKLTICEGEDGTESSNGDLLIFPDMIRYKGLTHFDVDNFVEEVLVKDTEWLPGSPEAISGSYVFVCCHGSRDKRCGVCGPALIKRFKEEISGLGLDGQVAVSACSHVGGHKYAGNVIIFRSDDKGEVTGHWYGYVVPDDVPVLLHKHIGQGEIVDHLWRGQMGLSEEQQKQALELRNMTNGAKESLEETGTDGASCNPAAAGGCCQGNGGFTCCQTDLPKEKQDKSVAAEQNQKGSQQENDKESSTGSKKGHTKTCPMPTWFETWERADTYAALAVVAAAASVFVAFRIYKNLN; this is encoded by the exons ATGGCCTCCCCCACGGCCGGCGACGCCCCCCTCgcggcgcccgcgccggcggccGACGCGACGgacgcggcccccgccgccgcagccgctgtGCCGGATCCGGACGAGGAGTTCGGGTTCCAGCGCCCGGAGCTCGGGAAGGAGAAGCTGGCCGGGACGGTGGGGTTCCACGAGCGCCACGTGTTCCTCTGTTACAAGGGCCCGGAGGTTTGGCCGTCCCACCTCGAGGCCGCCGAGTCCGACCGCCTCCcacgcctcctcgccgccgcaatCAAGGCCCGCAAACCCAACCTGAAGAAGACC ACCAAATTGACCATCTGTGAAGGAGAAGATGGCACTGAGTCATCTAATGGAGATTTGTTGATTTTTCCAGATATGATCAGATACAA AGGTCTGACTCATTTTGACGTCGACAACTTTGTTGAAGAAGTACTTGTGAAAGATACTGAGTGGCTTCCTGGATCTCCTGAGGCTATCAGTGGTTCCTATGTCTTTGTTTGCTGCCATGGAAGCAGGGACAAAAGGTGTGGTGTTTGTGGACCTGCTTTGATTAAAAGGTTCAAGGAGGAGATAAGTGGGCTGGGACTTGATGGTCAGGTGGCTGTTAGTGCATGCTCGCATGTGGGAGGTCACAAGTATGCAGGAAACGTCATCATTTTCAGGTCTGATGACAAGGGAGAAGTGACTGGTCATTG GTACGGTTATGTTGTTCCTGATGATGTGCCTGTCTTGCTGCATAAACATATTGGACAAGGAGAAATTGTGGACCACCTGTGGAG GGGGCAGATGGGTTTATCTGAGGAGCAGCAGAAGCAAGCTCTCGAGCTTAGGAACATGACAAATGGTGCCAAAGAATCTCTTGAAGAAACTGGAACAGATGGTGCTTCTTGCAACCCTGCAGCAGCTGGTGGATGCTGCCAGGGCAATGGTGGCTTCACTTGCTGCCAAACTGACCTACCAAAGGAAAAACAGGACAAGAGCGTTGCAGCTGAGCAGAACCAGAAGGGCTCTCAGCAGGAGAATGACAAGGAGAGCAGCACCGGCAGCAAGAAGGGGCACACAAAGACATGCCCGATGCCCACCTGGTTCGAGACCTGGGAGAGGGCTGACACCTATGCCGCTCTTGCTGTTGTTGCAGCTGCTGCCTCGGTGTTTGTCGCTTTCAGAATCTACAAGAATCTCAACTGA